A window from Leptidea sinapis chromosome 11, ilLepSina1.1, whole genome shotgun sequence encodes these proteins:
- the LOC126966702 gene encoding liver carboxylesterase 1F, with amino-acid sequence MAWLWFVLLCSSLCASPVLGVVGGDPAAPPEPDAAVVFTQRHGNSARIQGFKDDARGYYTFNGIRYAEPPIGALRFQRPVRRYLAGEINATSNCLPCPQLDPKGSGGIIGSEDCLCLNIFAPKMPGDEEGCPVIFFIHGGNFKSGSIAPYGGQHFTKQDTILVTAQYRLGSLGFLSTGNRDASGNTGLFDLRAAMTWINDYIEFFGGDRSRLVVMGQGSGGRAASLMGLSKETPREGRDATGVAALSGAPLSPGVVNSDPNKHAVELAERTACPKEPPERLVLCLKKLPAEKIVIADKDITLDMPDTQAFLEEISGRAGPRARVEGEHDSRSLPPFVSEEPSDSLKKKHQLGPMLTGVTSAETARAVFGKYAKFLSEQLGAVKDFIKKDVIGGLKTTVQEIQALNPLKNSGLQNVIPLPDYYQAVFDSTLKAIDGLAEIAEATGDALFNFPAYQSVKEWSAGASALMYSFEHVGNLSKGYHFVPGIALTQGASNLPENLPQKAKGPAHGDELAYLFEPLDDQGNPMGETVSPTDAQVRESFVGLFAKFARNLKSNKTKGGSPFSFLSLGADKEQYLKIGTTITMEKNFRFCQMGLWGNLGDRLSDGICKNILGNILNLPKLLSPVAVQVDNTGKIPIVNQGLGILGQRPKKPTGGNSFAPFNNPFGI; translated from the exons ATATGCCGAACCTCCAATAGGAGCTCTTCGCTTTCAGAGACCAGTGCGTAGATACCTGGCTGGCGAAATTAATGCAACTTCAAATTGCTTGCCTTGCCCCCAGTTGGACCCGAAGGGGTCGGGGGGCATTATCGGAAGTGAGGACTGTCTGTGCTTAAACATATTTGCCCCGAAAATGCCTGGAGATGAGGAAG GTTGcccagttatattttttattcacgGTGGGAACTTTAAATCCGGGTCTATAGCTCCGTATGGG GGTCAACATTTTACGAAGCAGGACACAATTCTGGTGACTGCACAATACCGCCTGGGTTCACTCGGGTTCTTGAGCACAGGAAACAGAGACGCGTCTGGTAACACCGGCCTGTTCGACCTGAGAGCTGCGATGACTTGG ATAAATGACTACATCGAGTTCTTTGGTGGCGACCGTTCCCGGCTGGTGGTGATGGGGCAGGGTTCGGGCGGCAGAGCGGCCTCACTAATGGGCTTGTCTAAGGAGACACCACGCGAGGGTCGAGATGCTACTGGAGTAGCAGCGCTTTCTGGTGCTCCTTTGTCTCCGG GTGTGGTAAACTCAGATCCCAATAAACATGCAGTAGAATTGGCGGAGCGCACAGCTTGCCCAAAGGAGCCTCCAGAAAGACTAGTACTATGCTTAAAGAAGTTACCCGCtgaaaaaattgtaatt GCTGACAAAGACATAACGTTGGACATGCCCGATACACAGGCCTTTTTGGAGGAGATATCCGGTAGAGCAG GTCCTAGGGCCCGTGTGGAGGGGGAACACGACAGTCGCAGTCTACCGCCCTTCGTATCGGAGGAGCCAAGTGACTCTCTCAAGAAGAAGCACCAGCTCGGACCCATGCTCACCGGCGTGACGTCAGCAGAAACTGCTAGGGCAGTCTTCG GTAAATACGCCAAATTCTTGAGCGAGCAGTTGGGGGCTGTGAAGGATTTCATAAAGAAGGACGTAATCGGTGGCCTTAAGACCACAGTGCAAGAAATCCAGGCCCTAAATCCGTTGAAGAATAGCGGCCTGCAAAATGTAATACCCTTGCCAGACTATTACCAGGCCGTGTTTGACAGCACCCTGAAAGCGATTGACGGATTAGCTGAAATTGCTGAGGCTACAG GGGATGCATTGTTCAACTTCCCGGCGTATCAAAGCGTGAAGGAGTGGAGCGCCGGGGCTTCAGCGCTCATGTACAGTTTCGAGCACGTTGGGAACCTCAGCAAGGGGTACCACTTCGTTCCTGGTATTGCTCTTACCC AGGGCGCAAGTAACCTCCCCGAAAACTTGCCTCAAAAAGCGAAGGGTCCTGCACATGGGGACGAGCTGGCGTATCTCTTTGAGCCGCTGGACGACCAGGGTAACCCAATGGGTGAGACGGTCTCGCCAACCGATGCTCAAGTGCGTGAATCTTTTGTTGGACTCTTCGCTAAGTTTGCTCGCAACTTGAAGTCGAACAAAACAAAGGGCGGCAGTCCTTTCTCATTTCTGTCGCTTGGAGCCGACAAGGAACAATACTTGAAAATTGGAACAACTATTACTATGGAGAAGAACTTCCG GTTTTGCCAAATGGGTCTATGGGGTAACTTGGGAGACAGGTTATCTGATGGAATTTGCAAGAACATCCTAGGTAACATCCTGAACTTACCGAAACTCCTGTCACCTGTAGCAGTCCAGGTGGACAATACTGGGAAGATACCGATCGTCAATCAAGGCTTGGGTATTCTGGGCCAGAGACCTAAGAAGCCTACTGGTGGGAATTCGTTTGCGCCGTTTAATAACCCATTTGGAATATAA